Proteins encoded together in one Astyanax mexicanus isolate ESR-SI-001 chromosome 10, AstMex3_surface, whole genome shotgun sequence window:
- the si:ch211-153b23.4 gene encoding uncharacterized protein si:ch211-153b23.4 — protein MAAAQSDPESLHISVAVLGISGGSLLLLVNNYGSSSAKPLIPYTSLGVLLLIISALLAYAGVRRSLSNSFIFVSLCLTVSALWCGSGLIYILEGEAVIVEGLRNALVPGLAAFTLALFIICIVAVLQREVVYSFIALAICLACAHQIAGLADAAFGQSATAACYLLVCFVGAYFGSGRLLFYITRGKLQLPGMGLKNKVNSKVAQGQEANDVVPVGLVMNLLSASVLACPLLGVVPQLFVGHVPWLWTAGVFQLGVCVLSYRSMDILAATFYGFTAILKFSEGYSALVKDLTHQEPYSPVPFPTVFAILFFVLAVFSVQRSLLDVFYGLFFVAYCIAIAAQPRGFFQGGTQGVEAAIFVASAIMLMVTLYNKGAQKKIPTGDGLLKNLLSRGGKFTLRSQDKDMHAPYLGYSKYADAEVLAHGCSVLAAFAITASTAGQNPLTVLILPWAVVSGGVLQLLCGSVAYARGKTLESTAFILYGFMWTVWGLTRFGGLYGDVRGFQVSVGIISFMLFNVLVTIGAMFLNLAWFIYALTFELILISFLLDAVDALPYGYDIGVTIIFGLVSFYFFLANLFNTVFETPQLPFGDPLIKLRGFGGGRDSCPHLPARKATSVHQIADIMKNGGICGMPTDTVYVLVAACNRPEAVEKAYKVKKQAQERPMSLWISSLKQLEPVRSQINPVLWDFMEAAWPSSISMVIPRAPWMEFFGLADSSKYIGTPQSIAIRIPDCTVATHLISLVGPIAVTSANPTGEADTTHHNQVYAKLGDKVNGVLCDGPSPENIASTVVDCTKVDSGQIGFFRVGLIPKSKVLQIFEEIQMRHRHGQVNEAFEGDFTENQTELTQIIRDPETDSGLSQQTPAESLSSLELSQHHHEDSEEESL, from the exons ATGGCAGCGGCTCAGTCTGACCCCGAGTCTCTGCACATCTCCGTGGCGGTGCTCGGCATCTCCGGCG GCTCTTTGCTGCTTCTGGTGAATAACTATGGCAGCTCTTCTGCTAAACCCCTGATCCCATACACATCTCTGGGGGTCCTGCTCCTCATCATCTCAGCCTTGCTGGCTTATGCAG GAGTGCGTCGGAGTTTATCCAACAGCTTCATCTTCGTCAGTCTGTGTCTGACAGTGTCGGCGCTGTGGTGTGGCTCAGGGCTGATTTATATCCTGGAGGGCGAGGCTGTAATAGTAGAGGGGTTGAGGAATGCGCTGGTTCCAGGTCTTGCTGCGTTTACTTTAGCTCTGTTTATTATCTGTATAGTGGCGGTTCTCCAGAGAGAGGTGGTCTACTCCTTTATTGCTCTGGCTATTTGCTTGGCATGCGCCCATCAGATCGCCGGTCTGGCCGATGCAGCTTTCGGCCAGTCGGCCACCGCCGCCTGTTACCTGCTGGTGTGTTTCGTTGGCGCTTACTTCGGGAGCGGACGCTTGTTGTTCTATATCACCCGCGGTAAGCTTCAGCTTCCAGGCATGGGTCTGAAGAATAAGGTGAACTCTAAGGTAGCGCAGGGTCAGGAGGCTAACGATGTGGTTCCGGTGGGTTTGGTGATGAACTTGTTGTCGGCTAGCGTTCTGGCTTGTCCGTTGCTTGGCGTGGTTCCTCAGCTGTTCGTGGGTCACGTTCCATGGCTGTGGACAGCTGGAGTCTTCCAGTTAGGGGTGTGTGTCCTTTCCTATAGGTCTATGGACATCCTGGCTGCCACCTTCTACGGCTTCACGGCCATATTGAAGTTTTCTGAAGGGTATAGTGCGCTGGTGAAGGACTTGACACATCAAGAACCCTATTCTCCAGTACCCTTTCCTACGGTTTTCGCAATACTCTTCTTCGTGTTGGCTGTGTTTAGCGTTCAGAGAAGTTTACTCGATGTTTTCTACGGCCTTTTCTTCGTAGCGTACTGCATCGCAATCGCCGCCCAACCCAGAGGCTTTTTCCAGGGGGGAACTCAAGGTGTGGAAGCTGCCATATTTGTGGCATCCGCCATCATGCTCATGGTAACTCTCTACAACAAGGGTGCTCAAAAGAAGATACCGACAGGCGATGGTCTTCTCAAGAATCTTCTGAGCCGAGGTGGTAAATTCACCCTTCGTTCTCAAGACAAAGATATGCATGCGCCGTATTTGGGTTACTCCAAATACGCGGATGCTGAGGTGTTAGCTCATGGCTGTAGTGTTCTGGCAGCTTTCGCCATTACCGCTAGTACAGCGGGTCAGAACCCTTTAACGGTTCTGATTTTGCCCTGGGCCGTGGTTTCAGGTGGTGTCCTCCAGTTGCTGTGTGGATCAGTGGCCTACGCTCGAGGTAAAACCCTAGAGAGCACGGCCTTCATCCTCTACGGATTCATGTGGACGGTTTGGGGCCTGACGCGCTTCGGCGGACTCTACGGCGACGTCCGCGGCTTCCAAGTATCAGTAGGAATCATTAGCTTCATGCTTTTCAATGTTCTAGTAACGATAGGAGCCATGTTCCTCAATTTAGCTTGGTTTATCTACGCCCTCACCTTTGAGCTCATCCTCATTAGCTTCTTGCTGGACGCAGTGGACGCCCTGCCCTACGGCTACGATATTGGCGTCACCATCATCTTCGGCTTGGTTAGCTTCTACTTTTTCCTGGCCAACCTGTTCAACACCGTCTTCGAGACGCCACAGCTTCCTTTTGGTGATCCATTGATCAAGTTGAGGGGATTCGGTGGAGGAAGAGACAGCTGTCCTCATCTTCCGGCGAGGAAAGCCACATCTGTGCATCAGATTGCAG ACATCATGAAGAATGGAGGAATATGCGGGATGCCCACTGACACAGTCTATGTGCTGGTGGCGGCTTGCAATCGTCCAGAAGCTGTTGAGAAAGCCTATAA GGTGAAGAAGCAGGCTCAGGAACGCCCCATGTCATTATGGATCTCCTCCCTTAAGCAGTTAGAACCGGTCAGATCACAGATTAATCCAGTGCTCTGGGACTTCATGGAAGCTGCTTGGCCCTCATCAATCAGCATGGTCATTCCTAGAG CTCCGTGGATGGAATTCTTCGGTTTGGCTGATTCATCGAAATACATCGGCACGCCGCAGAGCATAGCCATCAGAATCCCAGACTGCACTGTTGCGACACACCTAATTAGCCTG GTCGGCCCTATTGCTGTTACATCAGCCAACCCGACAGGTGAGGCCGACACGACTCATCATAACCAGGTGTACGCCAAGCTGGGTGACAAG GTGAATGGCGTTCTGTGTGATGGGCCTTCACCTGAGAACATCGCCTCCACTGTGGTGGACTGTACGAAGGTGGACAGTGGCCAGATTGGCTTTTTCAGGGTTGGTCTGATACCCAAGTCTAAG GTTCTTCAGATCTTCGAGGAGATACAGATGAGGCATCGGCACGGGCAGGTGAACGAAGCTTTTGAGGGAGATTTCACAGAAAATCAGACTGAATTAACACAAATAATAAGAGATCCTGAAACAGACTCAGGCTTAAGCCAGCAAACCCCCGCGGAGTCGCTGAGCTCGCTGGAGCTCAGTCAGCACCACCATGAAGACAGTGAAGAAGAATCGCTTTAA
- the si:ch211-153b23.5 gene encoding putative glutamine amidotransferase-like class 1 domain-containing protein 3B, mitochondrial, producing MVKRVALILAGCGVYDGTEIHEASAILVHLSRAGAKVQMFAPNVEMMHVVNHCEGKPSTEKRNVMHESARIARGDVSDLAKLNVADFDVLIIPGGFGAAKNLSDWATKGKEYSVKPQVEKIIKSFHQAGKPIAMCCIAPVLAAKAIPGCEITVGHDCECEKWPNAAVAKSMEELGCKHVNKNVEEVHVDKKNKLVTTSAFMCNAQLHEIHDGLGVMVTEVLKLA from the exons ATGGTGAAGCGCGTCGCTCTCATCCTCGCTGGCTGTGGAGTCTACGATGGGACTGAGATCCACGAGGCTTCGGCCATCCTGGTCCACCTTAGCCGAGCTGGAGCCAAG GTCCAGATGTTCGCCCCCAATGTTGAGATGATGCACGTGGTGAATCACTGTGAGGGAAAACCGTCGACTGAAAAGCGTAACGTGATGCACGAGAGCGCTCGTATCGCTCGCGGAGACGTTTCTGACCTGGCCAAGCTGAACGTAGCCGACTTCGACGTGCTCATCATTCCAG GAGGGTTTGGAGCAGCTAAGAACCTCAGTGACTGGGCCACCAAGGGGAAGGAGTACTCAGTGAAGCCTCAGGTGGAGAAGATCATCAAGAGCTTCCACCAGGCCGGGAAACCCATCGCCATGTGCTGCATCGCTCCGGTGCTCGCAGCCAAGGCCATCCCAGGCTGTGAGATCACTGTGGGCCACGACTGCGAGTGTGAGAA GTGGCCGAACGCTGCAGTAGCGAAGTCCATGGAGGAGCTGGGCTGTAAGCATGTGAATAAAAACGTGGAGGAAGTTCACGTGGATAAAAAGAACAAACTGGTCACGACCAGCGCCTTCATGTGCAACGCTCAGCTACATGAGATCCACGATGGGCTCGGGGTCATGGTCACAGAAGTTCTGAAACTGGCTTGA
- the zgc:174917 gene encoding L-threonyl-[L-threonyl-carrier protein] 4-chlorinase gives MCPQVSDVKALYDQQGYLTSLPILSPEELQQARDAFADLEKKFGEDYTAYSLHNVHMEYDWVMALAKHPKVLESITAVLGPDVLMLDSRFICKYPVSTQDSGKKQDSNGIISDHRESETEKESTNQETDESDPGLPYVAWHQDMKYWGLDGGPVVSVWLALDDSLEDNGALQVIPGTHCSGLLPHRQAKRSGNMLSVNQEIPEELVEKENALLCPLLAGQMSIHDGLLVHASDPNTSQRRRCGFVIRYVPTVAYPIQDPERPRHFPATALVSGVDKYGHFANQKPEM, from the exons ATGTGCCCACAGGTGTCAGACGTTAAAGCCCTGTACGACCAGCAGGGATACCTGACCAGCCTCCCCATCCTCAGCCCAGAGGAGCTGCAGCAGGCCAGAGACGCCTTCGCAGACCTGGAGAAGAAGTTTG GTGAGGACTACACAGCCTACAGTCTTCACAATGTCCATATGGAGTACGACTGGGTCATGGCGCTGGCTAAACACCCTAAAGTTCTGGAATCTATCACCGCAGTCCTGGGTCCTGATGTGCTCATGCTAGACTCCCGCTTCATCTGCAAATACCCAGTGTCCACACAAGACTCTGGCAAGAAACAAGACAGCAACGGCATCATTTCTGACCATcgagaaagtgagacagagaaggAATCGACCAATCAGGAGACAGACGAGAGTGACCCTGGTCTTCCTTATGTGGCCTGGCATCAGGACATGAA GTACTGGGGGCTTGATGGAGGTCCGGTAGTTTCAGTCTGGCTCGCTCTGGACGACTCTCTGGAGGATAACGGTGCTCTGCAAGTCATTCCAG GAACTCACTGCTCTGGCCTTCTGCCCCACCGTCAAGCTAAACGCTCCGGGAACATGCTGTCCGTCAATCAGGAGATCCCAGAGGAGCTGGTGGAGAAAGAAAACGCTCTGCTCTGCCCCCTGCTGGCCGGGCAGATGtct ATCCATGATGGACTCTTGGTGCACGCTAGTGATCCCAACACGTCTCAGAGGAGGCGCTGTGGCTTCGTGATTCGCTACGTCCCGACTGTCGCTTATCCAATTCAG gATCCTGAACGTCCCAGACATTTCCCGGCCACAGCTCTGGTCAGCGGCGTCGACAAGTACGGCCACTTCGCAAACCAAAAACCGGAAATGTGA